In one Gracilinanus agilis isolate LMUSP501 chromosome 6, AgileGrace, whole genome shotgun sequence genomic region, the following are encoded:
- the LOC123251725 gene encoding LOW QUALITY PROTEIN: E3 ubiquitin-protein ligase NRDP1-like (The sequence of the model RefSeq protein was modified relative to this genomic sequence to represent the inferred CDS: inserted 1 base in 1 codon), translated as MGYDRARFLGDVDEDLICPICRGVLEEPMQAPNCEHAFCNNCVSKGSSWQQTCPVDGSVVTVPHLRPIPRIMRNMLSKLQITCDNAVAGCSAILRLDTLMTHLTNCEHNPKCPLVCKHGCGLEMSKGELSNHNCIKYLHSMVQQQEMHIAELEKTSAEQKYQLAEQKRDIQLLKAYAQALQKANPILGELEECSQHNEILQEVNSLQPERMTSQEGERPTPNPSHQAMIKTSSVESDCPXAIANKLRKNTAKSSWPLGLDTRETGQIKVQTGLLHGQAVMGNAWEKDPMDDGQRPETGSGVMFALWCLGNEWNHIEALKEE; from the exons ATGGGATATGATAGAGCCCGTTTCCTGGGGGATGTGGATGAAGATCTCATCTGTCCCATCTGCCGTGGCGTTCTGGAGGAGCCCATGCAGGCGCCTAACTGTGAGCATGCCTTCTGTAATAACTGCGTCTCCAAGGGGTCCTCCTGGCAGCAGACGTGCCCTGTGGACGGAAGCGTGGTGACGGTCCCCCACCTGCGCCCCATTCCCCGAATCATGCGGAACATGCTGTCCAAACTCCAAATCACCTGCGACAATGCCGTCGCCGGTTGCAGTGCCATCCTGAGGCTCGACACCCTCATGACTCATCTCACCAACTGTGAGCATAACCCCAAGTGTCCTCTGGTCTGCAAGCATGGCTGTGGCCTAGAGATGTCCAAAGGGGAGCTGTCCAACCACAACTGCATCAAGTATCTACACTCCATGGTCCAACAGCAGGAGATGCACATCGCCGAGCTGGAGAAGACATCCGCGGAGCAGAAATATCAGTTGGCAGAACAGAAGCGAGATATTCAGCTGCTGAAGGCCTATGCCCAGGCTCTCCAAAAAGCTAATCCCATCCTTGGGGAATTGGAAGAATGCAGCCAGCACAATGAGATCCTACAGGAGGTGAACTCCCTGCAGCCAGAAAGAATGACCAGCCAGGAGGGCGAGCGTCCCACCCCGAATCCTTCACACCAAGCAATGATTAAGACTTCATCAGTAGAGAGTGACTGTC GTGCCATCGCCAATAAGCTGAGGAAGAACACCGCCAAGAGCAGCTGGCCCTTGGGCTTGGACACACGAGAGACAGGTCAGATCAAAGTGCAGACTGGGCTGTTGCATGGCCAAGCAGTGATGGGTAATGCTTGGGAGAAGGATCCCATGGATGATGGCCAAAGACCAGAGACTGGGTCTGGGGTGATGTTTGCTCTCTGGTGTCTAGGAAATGAATGGAACCACATTGAGGCTCTCAAGGAAGAATGA